From Chryseobacterium shandongense, the proteins below share one genomic window:
- a CDS encoding TonB-dependent receptor plug domain-containing protein, with protein sequence MKKKVLSILSLSVILWVNAQEKDSLKQKTIDEVVITGQFTQQSINKSIYKVEVIDAQQIKNMAVTNVAEVLNQNLNILIEPSKNSGNSTANIMGLSGEYTKILIDNIPVVSDEGMGNLVDLTKINVNNIERIEVVKGSMGVEYGNNAVAGVINIITKKNYSKKFTALASVQEETVGKDYDWFRKGNGRHIQSLNLGYRFNDNWSLSADINHNDFQGYKGFQNGYKYFSENNDGKRGYDWQPKDQLTVNGTIRYSKNNTNFFYKLNFLTEEINYYNPLVTDLPLGGGNRTYTANDKDYHTNRWIHQFNIQTKLGRIHYNGDFSYQSQERKSQIYTYDVPNRKEISRDPEITFYKSDVLYSRGMFSNFLDNEKINFQLGYELDRTKGFADATTFESNNNGKSIERAIFNYANFLSAEWKLNDWFSFRPGVRLALSDRFSSQYNYSGTLRFQTSEKSDIRAVFGSANRFPTYDELYTFVVDNNHDIRGNENLKPETGYSASVFWDYALTNKDNWKFNFSLSGMYLDVQNRIEDVIINNSPLQITFLNVDNYKSILFGGGINVRKGDLSLNAGVSVMGISQALNTGNITSPDDYNYYTEANLAANYTLPSTKTLFALYYKYTGTQRRYTYLGKENDPGDPGQYILGEIGDFNMLNFTVSQPFFKNHFEISAGIKNIFDVKSVRNTVQSGDTHNASSGLQNLFYGRSYFMRLNYNF encoded by the coding sequence ATGAAAAAGAAAGTGCTTTCCATACTATCCTTATCCGTTATTTTATGGGTGAATGCACAGGAAAAAGATTCTCTTAAGCAAAAGACAATCGATGAGGTTGTCATTACAGGTCAATTCACGCAACAATCAATTAATAAATCAATTTATAAAGTTGAAGTGATTGATGCGCAACAGATAAAAAATATGGCTGTAACCAATGTTGCCGAAGTGCTCAATCAAAATCTTAATATTTTAATAGAACCCAGTAAAAACTCAGGAAATTCTACTGCCAATATTATGGGGCTCAGCGGTGAATACACCAAGATTCTTATTGATAATATTCCTGTGGTAAGTGATGAAGGGATGGGAAATCTTGTAGACCTTACCAAAATCAATGTCAACAATATCGAAAGGATTGAAGTTGTAAAAGGTTCAATGGGAGTGGAATATGGAAACAATGCAGTGGCCGGAGTCATCAATATTATCACGAAGAAAAATTATAGTAAAAAATTTACCGCATTGGCATCCGTCCAGGAAGAAACGGTGGGAAAAGATTACGACTGGTTCAGGAAAGGAAACGGACGCCACATCCAGTCACTGAATCTTGGGTACAGGTTTAATGATAACTGGTCTCTTTCTGCAGATATCAACCATAATGATTTCCAGGGTTATAAAGGTTTTCAGAATGGCTATAAATATTTCAGTGAAAACAACGATGGAAAACGAGGGTATGACTGGCAGCCAAAAGATCAGCTCACGGTAAACGGGACGATCCGTTACAGCAAAAACAATACAAACTTCTTTTATAAGCTGAACTTTCTTACGGAAGAAATAAATTATTACAACCCATTAGTTACAGATCTTCCATTGGGCGGAGGAAACAGAACCTACACCGCAAACGACAAAGATTACCATACCAACCGTTGGATCCATCAGTTTAATATTCAGACTAAACTCGGAAGAATCCATTATAACGGAGATTTCTCTTATCAAAGTCAGGAAAGGAAATCACAGATTTACACATACGATGTTCCCAACCGGAAGGAAATCTCAAGAGATCCTGAGATTACGTTCTACAAATCGGATGTATTGTATTCCAGAGGAATGTTTAGTAATTTTTTAGATAATGAAAAAATTAATTTCCAGCTTGGCTACGAATTAGACCGAACAAAAGGCTTTGCCGATGCCACCACTTTTGAAAGCAATAACAATGGAAAAAGCATTGAACGCGCTATATTCAATTATGCCAATTTCTTATCAGCCGAATGGAAGCTCAACGATTGGTTTTCATTCCGTCCCGGAGTAAGATTAGCTCTGAGCGACAGATTCAGTTCGCAATATAATTATTCGGGAACGCTGAGATTTCAAACCTCTGAAAAATCAGATATTCGCGCCGTTTTCGGTTCTGCCAACCGATTTCCTACCTACGACGAATTATACACTTTTGTGGTGGATAACAATCACGATATCAGGGGAAATGAAAACCTGAAACCTGAAACGGGATATTCTGCTTCTGTTTTCTGGGATTATGCTTTAACAAACAAAGACAACTGGAAATTTAATTTCAGTCTTTCCGGAATGTACCTGGATGTACAAAACAGAATTGAAGATGTCATCATCAATAACAGCCCGTTACAGATCACTTTTCTGAATGTAGACAATTACAAATCAATACTATTCGGAGGAGGAATTAATGTTAGAAAAGGCGATTTATCGCTAAATGCAGGCGTTTCGGTTATGGGTATTTCACAGGCTTTAAATACAGGAAATATTACTTCACCTGACGATTATAATTATTATACCGAAGCAAATTTGGCCGCCAATTACACTCTACCTTCTACAAAAACATTATTTGCACTTTACTATAAATATACGGGAACTCAGCGGCGTTACACCTATCTGGGAAAAGAAAACGATCCGGGAGATCCGGGGCAGTACATATTAGGGGAAATCGGGGATTTTAACATGCTGAATTTCACGGTGAGCCAACCTTTTTTTAAAAACCATTTTGAAATAAGTGCGGGGATAAAAAATATCTTCGATGTAAAGAGTGTAAGAAATACCGTTCAGTCGGGCGATACCCACAATGCCTCTTCCGGACTGCAGAATCTGTTCTATGGAAGAAGTTATTTCATGAGGTTAAATTATAATTTTTAA
- a CDS encoding DUF4268 domain-containing protein, producing the protein MFSKQEAQQLKKEFWTAFGKSFPRKWILYDTKIKDMSFKFYADNKKAEVSLDIEMKDEVFRDAYYNKIWSLEDILKDFIGDFKKEEFYTLENGKVISRIWIEKHGVSIFNKNTWQETFQFFVDKMDGFERFYYEYEDFIKDV; encoded by the coding sequence ATGTTCAGCAAACAGGAAGCACAACAGTTAAAAAAAGAGTTTTGGACGGCTTTTGGAAAGTCTTTCCCTAGAAAGTGGATTTTATACGATACCAAGATCAAGGATATGTCGTTCAAGTTTTATGCAGATAATAAAAAGGCGGAGGTTTCTCTGGATATCGAAATGAAAGATGAAGTTTTCAGAGATGCCTATTACAACAAGATCTGGTCGCTGGAAGATATTTTGAAAGATTTTATCGGCGATTTTAAAAAGGAAGAATTTTACACGCTGGAAAACGGAAAAGTCATCAGCAGGATCTGGATTGAAAAGCATGGCGTTTCCATTTTCAATAAAAATACATGGCAGGAAACTTTTCAGTTTTTCGTTGATAAAATGGATGGCTTTGAAAGGTTTTATTATGAATATGAGGACTTTATAAAAGATGTTTAA
- a CDS encoding putative quinol monooxygenase produces MNIHVVAVFKFNENYLMEAVELFQTLVRETRKEEGCLQYDLIEDKNNKGTFFMVELWETEDHLNRHSGQDHVLNFRKDVSKMLESTTVVYKGFKTL; encoded by the coding sequence ATGAACATACATGTTGTTGCCGTTTTTAAATTTAATGAAAACTACTTGATGGAGGCTGTTGAGCTTTTTCAGACGCTGGTAAGAGAAACCCGGAAAGAAGAAGGTTGTCTGCAATATGACCTTATTGAAGATAAAAATAATAAAGGAACATTCTTTATGGTGGAATTATGGGAAACCGAAGACCACCTGAACCGTCACAGCGGACAGGATCATGTGCTGAATTTCAGAAAAGATGTGTCAAAAATGCTGGAAAGCACTACCGTTGTCTATAAAGGGTTTAAAACACTTTAA
- a CDS encoding sulfate adenylyltransferase subunit 1, protein MDILRFITAGSVDDGKSTLIGRLLYDSKNILIDQLEALEKQSKNKNENGIDLAILTDGLRAEREQGITIDVAYRYFSTPKRKFIIADAPGHIQYTRNMITGASNSQLIVILIDARQGVIEQTRRHSIIASLLKMKNVLVAINKMDLVDYSQEVFNDIKIQYDEVAQKLGLENVSYFPISAFHGDNIVSKSENMNWYEGSSLLDFLETVEVDRNNEFEHPRFQVQYVIRPQTDELHDYRGYAGEVISGVYKKGDEITVLPQNIHTKISRIETGGKETDAVFAGQPAVIHIEDDIDISRGDFLVRPETEPKVENEIDAVVCWLDKKELTEGSKYFIQHKSKLMKALVKEIEYKIDVNTLEKIPVTENIRLNEVVKIRMKTASPLVFDSFDESRNTGNAILIDETSNSTVGAVMIL, encoded by the coding sequence ATGGACATATTAAGATTTATCACTGCAGGAAGCGTGGATGACGGTAAAAGTACCCTTATCGGAAGGCTTCTTTATGACAGTAAAAATATATTGATCGACCAGCTTGAAGCGCTGGAAAAGCAATCGAAGAACAAAAATGAAAACGGAATTGACCTTGCTATTTTAACAGACGGATTACGGGCAGAAAGAGAGCAGGGAATTACCATTGATGTGGCGTACCGTTATTTTTCAACACCCAAAAGAAAATTTATCATCGCCGATGCACCGGGACATATCCAGTATACGAGAAATATGATTACGGGGGCATCAAACTCACAGCTGATTGTTATTCTAATTGATGCAAGACAGGGAGTAATTGAGCAGACCAGAAGACATTCTATCATCGCTTCACTATTGAAGATGAAAAATGTATTGGTTGCAATTAATAAAATGGATCTCGTTGACTATTCTCAGGAAGTTTTTAATGATATTAAAATTCAGTATGATGAGGTTGCACAAAAACTAGGACTTGAAAATGTAAGCTATTTCCCAATCTCAGCGTTTCATGGCGATAATATTGTTTCAAAATCAGAGAATATGAACTGGTATGAGGGATCTTCATTACTTGACTTTCTAGAAACGGTTGAGGTAGACCGCAACAATGAATTTGAACATCCGAGATTCCAGGTGCAGTACGTGATACGGCCGCAAACCGATGAGCTTCATGATTACAGAGGTTATGCCGGGGAAGTAATTTCCGGAGTCTACAAAAAAGGGGATGAAATTACTGTGCTTCCGCAGAATATCCATACAAAAATATCGCGAATTGAAACAGGAGGAAAAGAAACGGATGCCGTTTTTGCCGGTCAGCCTGCCGTTATCCATATTGAAGATGATATTGACATCAGCCGGGGTGATTTTCTCGTAAGACCGGAAACTGAACCAAAAGTTGAAAATGAAATTGATGCCGTGGTTTGTTGGCTGGATAAAAAAGAATTAACAGAAGGCAGCAAATATTTTATTCAGCATAAAAGCAAACTTATGAAGGCTCTTGTAAAAGAAATTGAATACAAAATTGACGTCAATACGTTAGAAAAAATACCGGTTACAGAAAATATCAGGCTCAATGAAGTAGTGAAAATTCGGATGAAAACGGCTTCGCCTCTTGTATTCGACAGTTTCGATGAAAGCCGGAATACCGGAAATGCTATCCTGATCGACGAAACCAGTAACTCGACAGTGGGTGCTGTCATGATCTTATAG
- a CDS encoding Crp/Fnr family transcriptional regulator has protein sequence MKALFDFILRFGNLNQQQMDFIAEKAKEIKLPKEEYFSEAGKIAKQVGFVADGILRVCYYNNKSEEITKYFIDENNLVVDLESFDNQICSSSYVQAVTDCKLIVFERKDWLDLLQTIVGFDAIVHKIISRALMQKVERRSPLVTEDATTRYLKFMEIYPTAVNRIPLSYVASYLGVTQSSLSRIRKNIR, from the coding sequence ATGAAAGCATTATTTGATTTTATCCTGAGATTCGGAAATCTCAACCAGCAACAGATGGATTTTATTGCTGAGAAGGCTAAGGAAATCAAACTTCCTAAAGAAGAATATTTTTCGGAAGCCGGAAAGATCGCTAAACAAGTGGGATTTGTTGCAGACGGAATCCTTCGTGTCTGTTACTATAATAATAAAAGTGAGGAAATCACAAAATATTTCATTGATGAAAACAACCTTGTCGTAGATCTTGAAAGTTTTGATAATCAGATTTGTTCCAGCTCTTACGTTCAGGCGGTGACAGATTGTAAGCTCATTGTTTTCGAAAGGAAAGACTGGCTGGATCTTCTTCAGACTATTGTTGGTTTTGATGCTATTGTTCATAAAATTATTTCAAGGGCTTTGATGCAAAAGGTGGAAAGAAGAAGTCCGCTCGTTACAGAAGATGCAACAACACGTTACCTGAAGTTTATGGAAATCTATCCAACCGCTGTTAATAGAATTCCGCTTTCTTATGTGGCTTCGTATCTTGGGGTGACACAATCTTCTTTAAGCAGGATCAGGAAAAATATCAGGTAA
- a CDS encoding phosphoadenylyl-sulfate reductase: protein MISKEDAETLKQLSAEEGLKFISARFPETAVFSTSLGQEDQVITDIIFRNALPVKVFTLDTGRLFYEHYDLLSQNNSRYGTKTEIYFPDPSDIEKYVNEKGINAFYHSVENRKECCFIRKVKPLNRALENAEIWITGLRSEQSENRENMPIIEWDEERRLYKYNPLINWNYQQVLVYLQENKVQELSLHKKGFISVGCQPCTRAIVEGENPRAGRWWWENSQKECGLHSH from the coding sequence ATGATTTCAAAAGAAGATGCAGAAACACTGAAACAGCTTTCAGCAGAGGAGGGGTTGAAATTTATTTCAGCACGGTTTCCTGAAACAGCTGTTTTTTCAACATCACTTGGTCAGGAAGATCAGGTTATTACAGATATTATCTTCAGGAACGCGCTGCCGGTAAAGGTTTTTACACTCGATACAGGCAGGCTTTTTTATGAACACTACGATTTACTTTCACAAAACAACTCCAGGTACGGGACAAAAACGGAAATCTATTTTCCGGATCCTTCGGATATTGAAAAATATGTCAACGAAAAGGGCATCAATGCTTTTTATCATTCGGTTGAAAACAGAAAAGAATGTTGCTTTATAAGAAAGGTTAAACCTTTAAACCGGGCTCTTGAAAATGCAGAAATCTGGATTACGGGATTGCGCTCCGAGCAATCGGAAAATCGCGAAAATATGCCCATTATCGAATGGGACGAAGAACGCAGGCTGTACAAATATAATCCGTTGATCAACTGGAATTACCAGCAGGTTCTTGTCTATCTTCAGGAAAATAAGGTGCAGGAATTGTCTTTGCATAAAAAAGGTTTCATCAGTGTTGGCTGTCAGCCATGCACAAGAGCTATTGTTGAAGGAGAAAATCCTCGCGCGGGACGCTGGTGGTGGGAAAATTCACAAAAAGAATGCGGCCTTCATTCGCATTAA
- a CDS encoding RrF2 family transcriptional regulator — protein sequence MLSKKSQYAFKALSYLVEKRNDGPILISEIADHKKIPLKFLENILLELKKAGILDSKKGKGGGYFFKENPENVKLAKIIRLVNGPIALLPCVSLNFYEKCEDCTEDHCGLHDVLIEVRDASLNILERKTLMDLID from the coding sequence ATGCTGTCTAAAAAATCCCAATATGCGTTTAAGGCGCTGTCGTACCTTGTAGAAAAAAGAAACGACGGGCCTATTCTTATTTCCGAAATTGCAGATCATAAGAAGATCCCTTTGAAGTTTTTGGAAAATATCCTGCTTGAACTGAAAAAAGCGGGCATTCTCGACAGTAAAAAGGGCAAAGGAGGGGGATATTTTTTTAAAGAAAATCCGGAGAATGTGAAACTTGCGAAAATCATCCGTCTCGTAAATGGTCCTATTGCGCTGCTTCCCTGCGTAAGCCTGAACTTTTATGAAAAATGTGAAGACTGTACTGAAGATCACTGTGGCCTGCATGATGTCCTGATCGAAGTAAGGGATGCTTCACTGAATATTCTGGAAAGAAAAACTTTAATGGATCTGATCGATTAA
- the cysD gene encoding sulfate adenylyltransferase subunit CysD, whose translation METHKLDYLEQLEAESIYIMREIAAQFEKPALLFSGGKDSITLVHLAKKAFAPMKIPFPLVHIDTGHNFPEALQFRDYLAETIGAELIVRNVEDTIKAKKLAEPKGKFASRNWLQTHTLLDTIEEFGFDACIGGARRDEEKARAKERFFSVRDEFGQWDPKLQRPELWNIYNGRIDKGENVRVFPISNWTELDVWNYIKKENIQLPSIYFAHNRDVIEYEGQLIAVSDFIQIDENDTVVNKKVRYRTVGDMTCTAAVESYAQTLDEVVSEITASRISERGETRIDDKVTEAAMEDRKKGGYF comes from the coding sequence ATGGAAACACATAAACTAGACTATCTGGAACAGCTGGAAGCTGAAAGTATTTATATCATGCGCGAGATTGCCGCACAGTTTGAAAAACCGGCTTTGCTTTTCAGCGGCGGAAAAGATTCCATTACACTGGTTCATCTGGCCAAAAAAGCTTTTGCTCCCATGAAAATTCCGTTTCCTCTGGTTCATATTGATACGGGACATAATTTTCCTGAAGCATTGCAGTTCAGGGATTATCTCGCCGAAACGATCGGTGCGGAACTGATTGTAAGAAACGTGGAAGATACGATTAAAGCTAAAAAACTAGCAGAACCGAAAGGAAAATTTGCCTCTCGAAACTGGCTGCAGACCCATACTTTACTCGATACGATTGAAGAATTCGGGTTTGATGCATGCATCGGAGGAGCCAGAAGAGATGAGGAAAAAGCAAGAGCAAAAGAACGTTTTTTCTCCGTTCGTGATGAATTCGGACAATGGGATCCGAAATTACAGCGTCCGGAACTCTGGAATATTTATAACGGAAGAATTGATAAAGGTGAAAATGTAAGAGTTTTCCCGATTTCCAACTGGACGGAACTGGATGTGTGGAATTATATCAAAAAAGAAAATATTCAGCTTCCATCCATTTATTTTGCGCATAATCGTGACGTAATTGAATATGAAGGACAGCTGATTGCCGTCTCCGATTTTATTCAGATTGATGAAAATGATACGGTTGTCAATAAAAAAGTCCGATACAGAACAGTGGGAGATATGACCTGCACAGCAGCTGTAGAAAGCTATGCTCAAACGCTTGATGAAGTGGTAAGTGAAATTACCGCATCCAGAATTTCAGAACGCGGTGAAACCAGAATTGATGATAAGGTAACGGAAGCCGCCATGGAAGACAGAAAAAAGGGAGGATATTTTTAG
- a CDS encoding sulfite exporter TauE/SafE family protein translates to MIISRKVQFRLNVFLVTAAVLFVTVFTMFELGYLDELFTILAKDNYIFYWMLLVGVLAEIVAGSMGMGYGVICTTTLLFLGIPPHAVSASIHSAESFTTAAGSISHIRLKNVSKNLVKRLAVPAIFGAIIGAVSLTYLGEYYSKITKTIISFYTLYLGIQIFSNAFKQKQDKKLKRKTNLTRLGLAGGFIDSFAGGGWGPLVTGTLIKNSFTPRFAVGSSTVAKFILTLTAAITFIFTLGIQHWNIILGLLIGGIFTAPFSAMLTAKLPVKSMFIVIGLLVIIMSSITIYKSVF, encoded by the coding sequence ATGATCATCTCAAGGAAAGTTCAGTTCAGACTTAATGTTTTTTTAGTAACGGCAGCAGTATTGTTTGTTACTGTTTTTACGATGTTTGAACTCGGATATCTGGATGAACTTTTCACCATTCTTGCCAAGGATAATTATATTTTTTACTGGATGCTTTTGGTTGGAGTTTTAGCTGAAATTGTAGCCGGATCGATGGGAATGGGCTATGGTGTAATCTGCACAACGACACTTTTGTTTCTGGGTATTCCGCCACATGCGGTAAGTGCAAGCATTCATTCCGCGGAAAGTTTTACCACAGCAGCGGGAAGCATTAGCCATATCCGGCTGAAAAATGTGAGTAAAAACTTGGTGAAAAGACTGGCTGTCCCGGCAATTTTCGGAGCCATAATAGGCGCTGTTTCCTTGACATACCTGGGAGAATATTATTCAAAAATTACAAAAACAATTATTTCTTTTTATACGCTGTATCTTGGAATTCAGATTTTCTCAAACGCTTTTAAACAAAAGCAGGATAAAAAATTAAAAAGAAAAACAAACCTTACCAGACTCGGGCTCGCAGGAGGATTTATAGATTCTTTTGCAGGCGGCGGATGGGGACCATTGGTAACCGGAACATTAATTAAAAATTCTTTTACACCAAGATTTGCAGTGGGAAGTTCTACGGTGGCCAAGTTTATTTTAACGCTTACTGCTGCGATTACTTTCATTTTTACATTGGGAATCCAGCACTGGAATATCATTCTCGGCCTTCTCATCGGTGGAATCTTTACTGCGCCTTTCTCCGCAATGCTTACGGCAAAGCTTCCCGTGAAAAGCATGTTTATTGTCATAGGACTGCTGGTGATTATTATGAGTTCCATAACCATTTATAAATCTGTTTTTTAA
- a CDS encoding T9SS-dependent choice-of-anchor J family protein, translated as MNLKLLLGTLLFTAITTHAQVATLNENFDNFTAGNTTFPQGGWSAITASPTPDFPPVSPRMIVAQDNSNPTNKFVQSYAGNNGGAPSYLISPQIAAPAGDKTLSFQTTLVSPSPGPGTIQIGLASNPSDMSTFVAVGSPVTVGTIGTIQNISVTIPASSSQYIVFRFTPSATHVAIQIDNVVYNTASNLSVSDQIKSQESIQFAVNSDNTALEFITKKDPKNIRIYSASGNKVADGKLFGKSFDISTLQTGVYYIIIETAEGSSVKSKFIKK; from the coding sequence ATGAACTTAAAACTACTTTTAGGAACTTTGTTGTTTACAGCTATCACTACACACGCACAGGTAGCAACGCTTAATGAAAACTTTGACAACTTTACAGCAGGTAATACCACTTTTCCACAAGGCGGCTGGTCTGCAATAACCGCTTCTCCAACTCCGGATTTTCCTCCTGTATCTCCCAGAATGATTGTTGCACAGGATAATAGTAATCCTACCAATAAGTTTGTACAGTCTTATGCCGGAAATAATGGTGGCGCACCCTCTTATCTTATTTCTCCGCAGATTGCAGCTCCTGCAGGTGATAAAACATTATCTTTTCAGACGACTTTGGTTTCTCCGTCGCCTGGCCCGGGAACAATTCAGATCGGCCTTGCATCAAACCCTTCGGATATGTCTACCTTTGTTGCTGTTGGCAGTCCTGTTACTGTTGGAACCATCGGAACCATTCAGAATATCAGTGTTACAATTCCGGCTTCTTCTTCACAATATATCGTTTTTAGGTTTACCCCTTCTGCTACCCACGTTGCAATACAGATTGATAATGTGGTGTATAATACCGCTTCAAACCTTTCGGTTTCCGATCAGATCAAATCTCAGGAATCTATACAATTTGCAGTGAATTCCGATAATACAGCTTTAGAATTCATCACTAAAAAAGATCCTAAAAACATCCGCATCTATTCCGCTTCCGGAAACAAAGTTGCAGATGGAAAATTATTCGGAAAATCTTTTGACATCAGTACCCTTCAGACAGGTGTCTATTATATCATTATTGAAACTGCGGAAGGTTCTTCTGTTAAATCCAAGTTTATTAAAAAGTAA
- a CDS encoding VOC family protein gives MNLSSIRIITAEIERLIKFYEHITGLSVVRYTPDFVELRTSITTLAIGSTKTLQFFGGDDIVQPEQNRSIIIEFKVDDVDQDYERLSAYLQGSIVQKPTIMPWGNKSLLFRDPDGNLVNFFTPVTPEAAGRTERN, from the coding sequence ATGAATTTATCATCAATCCGCATTATTACTGCAGAAATAGAACGATTAATCAAATTCTATGAACATATCACAGGATTGTCTGTTGTAAGATATACTCCTGATTTTGTCGAATTACGGACATCAATAACGACATTAGCCATCGGAAGCACAAAAACATTACAGTTTTTTGGCGGTGATGATATAGTACAGCCGGAACAAAACCGCAGCATTATCATTGAATTTAAGGTAGATGATGTTGATCAAGATTATGAAAGATTATCTGCCTATCTTCAGGGAAGCATCGTACAGAAACCAACAATAATGCCTTGGGGAAACAAATCACTTTTGTTTCGTGATCCTGACGGAAATCTTGTTAATTTTTTCACCCCTGTCACTCCAGAAGCGGCAGGAAGAACTGAGCGAAATTAA
- a CDS encoding T9SS type A sorting domain-containing protein produces the protein MKTKLLFASMLAFGVQQIAFSQVDANGYTTVNMTMGASYQNRVFFDLSANSIVSQPANAWDIAFYRNSSMNFGTRINDAQNIEVYQASNNPNDWNSITTNAVSSYGSPLYNLDNTTSIQEGAFEQGTATYGWGEYNPGNHHIEGRVIFILKYVSSNTYYKFMIDDYFGGYTFKYAKWNAANSSWDTTVSKTIANGTDDAYFNYFSFATGDKVTNLEPSKTNWDFMFTRYWTDYPYTDPNTGQPATMKYRMSGVIQNTNITVAKVQPETQATTATTLPVASSFSNNITTIGHSWKPTMGVYSDVVYYIKQGSDYYRMYFTSNEGSQTGNMYFKYKNITSVLGTTDVSGKKASFGIYPNPTTADKQVTVLFDVKEKLSSKGSVEVYDLSGKKVHSAELTNQKGFYKQDLNLSHLSSGNYLVKIAFGGQTETKKLIVK, from the coding sequence ATGAAAACAAAACTACTTTTTGCTTCAATGCTTGCATTTGGAGTACAGCAGATCGCTTTTTCACAGGTAGATGCCAATGGATATACAACGGTAAATATGACGATGGGGGCAAGCTACCAGAACCGTGTATTTTTTGACCTGAGTGCCAATTCAATTGTGTCTCAACCAGCTAATGCATGGGATATCGCATTTTACAGAAATTCCAGCATGAACTTTGGGACAAGAATCAATGATGCGCAGAATATAGAAGTGTATCAGGCTTCCAATAATCCAAACGACTGGAATTCAATTACCACGAATGCTGTCTCTTCCTACGGATCGCCTTTATACAATCTGGACAATACAACTTCCATTCAGGAAGGAGCCTTCGAGCAGGGAACAGCAACGTACGGCTGGGGCGAATACAATCCGGGAAATCACCACATTGAAGGAAGAGTCATTTTTATCCTGAAATATGTTTCGAGCAATACGTATTATAAATTTATGATTGACGACTATTTCGGAGGCTACACTTTTAAATATGCCAAATGGAATGCTGCCAATTCTTCATGGGACACTACCGTTTCAAAAACAATTGCCAACGGAACCGATGATGCTTATTTTAATTATTTCTCTTTTGCAACAGGAGATAAGGTGACCAATCTTGAACCTTCAAAAACCAACTGGGACTTTATGTTTACGAGATACTGGACCGATTATCCCTACACCGACCCAAATACAGGACAGCCTGCTACTATGAAGTACAGAATGTCCGGCGTAATCCAGAATACGAATATTACCGTAGCGAAAGTACAGCCGGAAACACAGGCAACAACAGCTACTACTCTTCCTGTAGCTTCTTCATTTTCAAACAATATAACAACCATCGGTCATTCCTGGAAACCGACGATGGGCGTTTACAGCGATGTAGTGTATTACATCAAACAGGGATCCGACTACTACAGAATGTATTTCACATCAAATGAAGGTTCACAGACAGGAAATATGTATTTCAAGTATAAAAATATTACATCGGTTTTAGGAACTACCGATGTTTCAGGTAAAAAAGCTTCTTTCGGGATTTATCCGAACCCAACAACAGCTGATAAGCAGGTAACTGTTCTGTTTGATGTGAAAGAAAAGCTCAGCAGCAAAGGAAGTGTGGAAGTGTATGATCTATCCGGCAAAAAAGTACATTCCGCTGAACTGACAAATCAGAAAGGATTTTATAAGCAGGATCTGAATCTTTCTCATCTGTCTTCCGGAAATTATCTCGTAAAAATTGCTTTCGGAGGACAAACGGAAACGAAAAAGCTGATTGTTAAATAA